A region from the Toxotes jaculatrix isolate fToxJac2 chromosome 2, fToxJac2.pri, whole genome shotgun sequence genome encodes:
- the tamalin gene encoding general receptor for phosphoinositides 1-associated scaffold protein, giving the protein MTFRRLKKVNSSGPETGPASQDNDIYFPSSKSDSCRTMDLPTNSSEVYNYKTLAYSGGTLPRNFKKGGGLQKWKPLTQSPEPQRKVVVLEKKEEETFGFEIQTYGLHHQDQNSVEMCTFVCKVHSDSPAQQAGLKVGDTIASVNEASVEGFRHKEIVQLIRACGNSLRLETVYSDSIRKAELEARLQYLKQTLHEKWDEYRSLMVQEQRLVHGIVMSDAAVYESLESAGVYGSLGAHSPAFQRALRGTGSTSSSASFLSTATEDDPLYQTCLYQADGSVDSDNSSADKKKEQQSSQRHRLRPASELFTTAKTQLTRSASTRSYMRGSTSSSSASGEKQGGFNTLQRKPKQKSFRRRLLKFIPGLNRPLEEEESKL; this is encoded by the exons ATGACTTTCAGGAGGCTCAAAAAAGTGAACTCCAGCGGGCCAGAGACTGGACCCGCATCCCAAGACAACGACATTTATTTCCCTTCGTCAAAGTCAGACAGCTGCAGGACTATGGACTTACCGACCAACTCGTCCGAGGTTTACAACTACAAGACTCTGGCTTATTCCGGTGGGACGCTGCCCAGAAACttcaaaaag GGCGGTGGACTGCAGAAGTGGAAACCCCTAACACAGTCACCAGAACCACAAAG GAAGGTGGTGGTTctggagaaaaaggaagaggagacgTTTGGTTTTGAGATCCAG acGTACGGCCTCCACCATCAGGACCAAAACTCGGTGGAGATGTGCACGTTTGTGTGTAAGGTGCACAGCGACAGCCCAGCCCAGCAGGCAGGACTTAAAGTCg gGGACACCATCGCAAGTGTGAACGAGGCCTCCGTGGAGGGATTTCGGCACAAAGAGATCGTTCAGCTCATCAGGGCCTGCGGCAACTCACTCAG GCTGGAGACGGTTTACAGTGACTCAATCCGAAAAGCCGAGCTGGAGGCCCGGCTGCAGTATCTGAAg CAAACTCTTCACGAGAAATGGGATGAATATCGGTCGTTGATGGTGCAGGAGCAGAGGCTTGTTCACG GCATAGTGATGAGTGATGCTGCAGTGTACGAGTCACTGGAGTCAGCAGGTGTGTACGGCAGCCTTGGCGCTCACAGCCCCGCTTTCCAGAGAGCCCTGCGCGGCACcggcagcaccagcagcagcgcCAGCTTTCTCAGCACTGCCACTGAGGACGACCCTCTGTACCAGACCTGCCTGTACCAAGCGGACGGCAGCGTGGACTCAGACAACAGCAGTGCggacaaaaagaaagagcagcagtCGTCGCAGAGGCATCGTCTCCGACCGGCCAGCGAGCTCTTCACAACGGCCAAAACGCAGCTGACCCGCAGCGCCAGCACACGCAGCTACATGAGAGGATCTACGTCGTCGTCGTCCGCCTCCGGCGAGAAGCAGGGAGgattcaacacactgcagaggaagCCCAAACAGAAAAGCTTCCGCAGGCGCCTCCTCAAATTCATCCCCGGTCTGAACCGaccactggaggaggaggagagcaaacTGTGA
- the dgkaa gene encoding diacylglycerol kinase, alpha a isoform X2, whose product MHPHKSGQAVSAEAGTMSTPTNPEVKELNPVDFIQLQQYIEYCSLKVKDVLREFDADGSLARHRHGECINEEGFRLFLKTYLEVEDFPVALCQRLFRSFQNSEPTQEDSAKEVFLKDVSCYFSLLEDGQPRDKLEFAFKLYDRDGNGVLDSSEVDRIIAQMMHAAEYLGWDVSELRPVLKDMMTAIDADSSGTVSLEEWVEGGMNNVPLLVLLGLKMTQKDGQHLWRMKHFNKPVYCNVCLSMLLGLRKQGLCCTCCKYTVHGRCANKNPAPCTRTYVKSKKETGVPAHDWVSGNCDSRKCDKCQKKIKKTGKNCVWCHTMRHDECADQDPTECTCGPLRDHILPPWAIYPVIKERPNNVKNGCSGSTDDSELNTTPDGQVLQIIPVPNTHPLLVFVNPKSGGKQGERVLRKFQYLLNPRQVYNLSNGGPGPGLSFFRNLQDYRILVCGGDGTVGWILDAIDKGSLLVRPPVAVLPLGTGNDLARCLRWGGGYDGEDLSRILKDIEGSSQVLMDRWSVQVITDENQEKGDPVPYEIINNYFSIGVDASIAHRFHTMREKHPQKFNSRMKNKLWYFEFATSETISASCKKLNESLTIECCGTPLDLSGLSLEGVAVLNIPSMHGGSNLWGDTKKGDTKGLTSQEEPEVIVDPEILKVASQDLSDCRLEVVGLEGAMEMGQIYTGLKSAVRIAKTSQITIRTKKALPMQIDGEPWMQPPCTIHITHKNQASMLMAPPAKSTSFFNYK is encoded by the exons ATGCACCCTCACAAGTCTGGGCAG GCAGTTAGTGCAGAAGCAGGCACCATGTCCACCCCCACAAACCCAGAGGTGAAGGAACTGAACCCTGTCGACTTTATCCAGCTACAGCAGTACATCGAAT ACTGCAGCTTGAAGGTGAAAGACGTGCTGAGGGAATTTGATGCAGATGGCAGCCTGGCCCGGCACAGACACGGAGAG TGCATCAATGAAGAAGGCTTTCGTCTGTTCCTGAAGACTTATTTAGAAGTGGAGGACTTCCCTGTGGCCCTCTGCCAGCGACTCTTCCGCTCCTTCCAAAACTCTGAACCCACCCAAGAAGACAGTGCCA aGGAGGTATTTCTGAAGGATGTTTCATGTTACTTCTCTCTGCTGGAGGATGGCCAGCCCAGGGACAAGCTGGAGT TTGCTTTCAAGCTCTATGACAGAGATGGCAACGGAGTCCTCGACAGTTCG GAAGTGGATCGGATTATTGCTCAGATGATGCATGCTGCAGAATACCTCGGCTGGGATGtgtcagagctgagacca GTTCTGAAGGACATGATGACGGCCATTGATGCTGACAGCAGCGGCACGGTGTCTTTGGAGGAGTGGGTGGAGGGAGGCATGAACAACGTTCCCTTGCTGGTCTTGCTGGGTCTGAAG ATGACCCAGAAGGATGGGCAGCACCTATGGAGGATGAAACATTTCAACAAGCCTGTTTACTGTAACGTGTGTCTGAGCATGCTGCTGGGTCTGAGGAAGCAAGGCctgtgctgcacct GCTGCAAATACACAGTCCACGGACGCTGCGCTAACAAGAACCCGGCCCCCTGCACCAGAACGTATGTGAagtcaaagaaagaaacaggg GTTCCAGCACACGACTGGGTGAGTGGGAACTGTGACTCGAGGAAGTGTGATAAATGCCAGAAGAAGATCAAGAAAACGGGCAAAAACTGTGTGTGGTGCCACACGATG CGTCACGATGAATGTGCAGACCAAGACCCAACAGAGTGCACCTGTGGGCCGCTCAGAGACCATATCCTGCCTCCATGGGCGATATATCCTGTTATAAAG GAGAGACCAAACAATGTAAAGAACGGCTGTTCAGGTTCAACAGACGACAGCGAGCTCAATACTACTCCTGATGGACAAGTGCTTCAG ATCATCCCTGTGCCAAACACTCATCCTCTTCTAGTGTTCGTCAACCCTAAAAGTGGGGGCAAGCAGGGAGAAAG AGTCCTGCGTAAATTTCAGTATTTACTGAATCCACGGCAGGTATACAACCTTTCAAATGGTGGACCTGGACCAGG GCTGAGTTTCTTCAGAAATCTGCAGGATTACAGGATCCTGGTGTGCGGGGGTGACGGCACAGTTGGCTGGATTCTGGATGCAATAG ACAAGGGCAGTCTGTTGGTACGACCACCTGTTGCTGTGCTTCCTCTGGGCACAGGAAATGACCTTGCACGGTGCCTCCGATGGGGAGGAG GATACGACGGGGAGGATCTGAGTCGTATCCTTAAAGACATTGAGGGGAGCTCTCAGGTGCTGATGGACCGCTGGAGTGTGCAGGTCATCACCGATGAGAATCAGGAGAAGGGTGACCCAGTGCCATATGAAATCATCAACAACTACTTCTCGATTGGAGTT GACGCTTCCATTGCCCACCGGTTTCACACGATGAGGGAGAAGCATCCCCAGAAATTCAACAGCAG AATGAAGAACAAACTGTGGTATTTTGAATTTGCCACCTCAGAAACCATTTCTGCTTCCTGCAAGAAACTGAACGAAAGTCTGACAATTGAG TGCTGCGGTACTCCGCTGGATCTCAGCGGCCTGTCTCTAGAGGGGGTTGCTGTGCTTAACATTCCCAGCATGCACGGTGGCTCCAACCTGTGGGGCGACACCAAAAAAGGGGACACTAAGGGACTGACGAGTCAGGAAGAGCCAGAGGTGATCGTCGACCCAGAAATCCTGAAAGTGGCTTCCCAAG ATCTCAGTGACTGTCGATTGGAGGTGGTCGGCCTTGAAGGAGCCATGGAGATGGGACAGATATACACGGGCCTCAAGAGCGCCGTGAGGATCGCCAAGACATCACAAATCACCATCAG GACGAAGAAAGCATTACCGATGCAGATAGATGGAGAGCCGTGGATGCAGCCTCCCTGCACg attcacatcacacacaagaATCAAGCCAGTATGTTGATGGCTCCTCCGGCCAAATCAACTAGTTTTTTCAACTACAAATAA
- the dgkaa gene encoding diacylglycerol kinase, alpha a isoform X3, which yields MHLAVSAEAGTMSTPTNPEVKELNPVDFIQLQQYIEYCSLKVKDVLREFDADGSLARHRHGECINEEGFRLFLKTYLEVEDFPVALCQRLFRSFQNSEPTQEDSAKEVFLKDVSCYFSLLEDGQPRDKLEFAFKLYDRDGNGVLDSSEVDRIIAQMMHAAEYLGWDVSELRPVLKDMMTAIDADSSGTVSLEEWVEGGMNNVPLLVLLGLKMTQKDGQHLWRMKHFNKPVYCNVCLSMLLGLRKQGLCCTCCKYTVHGRCANKNPAPCTRTYVKSKKETGVPAHDWVSGNCDSRKCDKCQKKIKKTGKNCVWCHTMRHDECADQDPTECTCGPLRDHILPPWAIYPVIKERPNNVKNGCSGSTDDSELNTTPDGQVLQIIPVPNTHPLLVFVNPKSGGKQGERVLRKFQYLLNPRQVYNLSNGGPGPGLSFFRNLQDYRILVCGGDGTVGWILDAIDKGSLLVRPPVAVLPLGTGNDLARCLRWGGGYDGEDLSRILKDIEGSSQVLMDRWSVQVITDENQEKGDPVPYEIINNYFSIGVDASIAHRFHTMREKHPQKFNSRMKNKLWYFEFATSETISASCKKLNESLTIECCGTPLDLSGLSLEGVAVLNIPSMHGGSNLWGDTKKGDTKGLTSQEEPEVIVDPEILKVASQDLSDCRLEVVGLEGAMEMGQIYTGLKSAVRIAKTSQITIRTKKALPMQIDGEPWMQPPCTIHITHKNQASMLMAPPAKSTSFFNYK from the exons GCAGTTAGTGCAGAAGCAGGCACCATGTCCACCCCCACAAACCCAGAGGTGAAGGAACTGAACCCTGTCGACTTTATCCAGCTACAGCAGTACATCGAAT ACTGCAGCTTGAAGGTGAAAGACGTGCTGAGGGAATTTGATGCAGATGGCAGCCTGGCCCGGCACAGACACGGAGAG TGCATCAATGAAGAAGGCTTTCGTCTGTTCCTGAAGACTTATTTAGAAGTGGAGGACTTCCCTGTGGCCCTCTGCCAGCGACTCTTCCGCTCCTTCCAAAACTCTGAACCCACCCAAGAAGACAGTGCCA aGGAGGTATTTCTGAAGGATGTTTCATGTTACTTCTCTCTGCTGGAGGATGGCCAGCCCAGGGACAAGCTGGAGT TTGCTTTCAAGCTCTATGACAGAGATGGCAACGGAGTCCTCGACAGTTCG GAAGTGGATCGGATTATTGCTCAGATGATGCATGCTGCAGAATACCTCGGCTGGGATGtgtcagagctgagacca GTTCTGAAGGACATGATGACGGCCATTGATGCTGACAGCAGCGGCACGGTGTCTTTGGAGGAGTGGGTGGAGGGAGGCATGAACAACGTTCCCTTGCTGGTCTTGCTGGGTCTGAAG ATGACCCAGAAGGATGGGCAGCACCTATGGAGGATGAAACATTTCAACAAGCCTGTTTACTGTAACGTGTGTCTGAGCATGCTGCTGGGTCTGAGGAAGCAAGGCctgtgctgcacct GCTGCAAATACACAGTCCACGGACGCTGCGCTAACAAGAACCCGGCCCCCTGCACCAGAACGTATGTGAagtcaaagaaagaaacaggg GTTCCAGCACACGACTGGGTGAGTGGGAACTGTGACTCGAGGAAGTGTGATAAATGCCAGAAGAAGATCAAGAAAACGGGCAAAAACTGTGTGTGGTGCCACACGATG CGTCACGATGAATGTGCAGACCAAGACCCAACAGAGTGCACCTGTGGGCCGCTCAGAGACCATATCCTGCCTCCATGGGCGATATATCCTGTTATAAAG GAGAGACCAAACAATGTAAAGAACGGCTGTTCAGGTTCAACAGACGACAGCGAGCTCAATACTACTCCTGATGGACAAGTGCTTCAG ATCATCCCTGTGCCAAACACTCATCCTCTTCTAGTGTTCGTCAACCCTAAAAGTGGGGGCAAGCAGGGAGAAAG AGTCCTGCGTAAATTTCAGTATTTACTGAATCCACGGCAGGTATACAACCTTTCAAATGGTGGACCTGGACCAGG GCTGAGTTTCTTCAGAAATCTGCAGGATTACAGGATCCTGGTGTGCGGGGGTGACGGCACAGTTGGCTGGATTCTGGATGCAATAG ACAAGGGCAGTCTGTTGGTACGACCACCTGTTGCTGTGCTTCCTCTGGGCACAGGAAATGACCTTGCACGGTGCCTCCGATGGGGAGGAG GATACGACGGGGAGGATCTGAGTCGTATCCTTAAAGACATTGAGGGGAGCTCTCAGGTGCTGATGGACCGCTGGAGTGTGCAGGTCATCACCGATGAGAATCAGGAGAAGGGTGACCCAGTGCCATATGAAATCATCAACAACTACTTCTCGATTGGAGTT GACGCTTCCATTGCCCACCGGTTTCACACGATGAGGGAGAAGCATCCCCAGAAATTCAACAGCAG AATGAAGAACAAACTGTGGTATTTTGAATTTGCCACCTCAGAAACCATTTCTGCTTCCTGCAAGAAACTGAACGAAAGTCTGACAATTGAG TGCTGCGGTACTCCGCTGGATCTCAGCGGCCTGTCTCTAGAGGGGGTTGCTGTGCTTAACATTCCCAGCATGCACGGTGGCTCCAACCTGTGGGGCGACACCAAAAAAGGGGACACTAAGGGACTGACGAGTCAGGAAGAGCCAGAGGTGATCGTCGACCCAGAAATCCTGAAAGTGGCTTCCCAAG ATCTCAGTGACTGTCGATTGGAGGTGGTCGGCCTTGAAGGAGCCATGGAGATGGGACAGATATACACGGGCCTCAAGAGCGCCGTGAGGATCGCCAAGACATCACAAATCACCATCAG GACGAAGAAAGCATTACCGATGCAGATAGATGGAGAGCCGTGGATGCAGCCTCCCTGCACg attcacatcacacacaagaATCAAGCCAGTATGTTGATGGCTCCTCCGGCCAAATCAACTAGTTTTTTCAACTACAAATAA
- the dgkaa gene encoding diacylglycerol kinase, alpha a isoform X1, with protein MINEQYIYLFTFLSLGTLLPLHFDCMFASDETIHNKPTKCSSRPRAANFKSTCLTNSYCNKQAVSAEAGTMSTPTNPEVKELNPVDFIQLQQYIEYCSLKVKDVLREFDADGSLARHRHGECINEEGFRLFLKTYLEVEDFPVALCQRLFRSFQNSEPTQEDSAKEVFLKDVSCYFSLLEDGQPRDKLEFAFKLYDRDGNGVLDSSEVDRIIAQMMHAAEYLGWDVSELRPVLKDMMTAIDADSSGTVSLEEWVEGGMNNVPLLVLLGLKMTQKDGQHLWRMKHFNKPVYCNVCLSMLLGLRKQGLCCTCCKYTVHGRCANKNPAPCTRTYVKSKKETGVPAHDWVSGNCDSRKCDKCQKKIKKTGKNCVWCHTMRHDECADQDPTECTCGPLRDHILPPWAIYPVIKERPNNVKNGCSGSTDDSELNTTPDGQVLQIIPVPNTHPLLVFVNPKSGGKQGERVLRKFQYLLNPRQVYNLSNGGPGPGLSFFRNLQDYRILVCGGDGTVGWILDAIDKGSLLVRPPVAVLPLGTGNDLARCLRWGGGYDGEDLSRILKDIEGSSQVLMDRWSVQVITDENQEKGDPVPYEIINNYFSIGVDASIAHRFHTMREKHPQKFNSRMKNKLWYFEFATSETISASCKKLNESLTIECCGTPLDLSGLSLEGVAVLNIPSMHGGSNLWGDTKKGDTKGLTSQEEPEVIVDPEILKVASQDLSDCRLEVVGLEGAMEMGQIYTGLKSAVRIAKTSQITIRTKKALPMQIDGEPWMQPPCTIHITHKNQASMLMAPPAKSTSFFNYK; from the exons ATGATTAATGAACAAtatatttatctgtttacttTCCTGTCATTAGGGACACTCCTTCCATTACATTTTGACTGCATGTTTGCATCTGATGAAACTATTCACAACAAACCCACCAAATGTTCATCCAGACCTCGTGCTGCCAACTTCAAATCAACATGCTTGACAAATTCTTATTGCAATAAacag GCAGTTAGTGCAGAAGCAGGCACCATGTCCACCCCCACAAACCCAGAGGTGAAGGAACTGAACCCTGTCGACTTTATCCAGCTACAGCAGTACATCGAAT ACTGCAGCTTGAAGGTGAAAGACGTGCTGAGGGAATTTGATGCAGATGGCAGCCTGGCCCGGCACAGACACGGAGAG TGCATCAATGAAGAAGGCTTTCGTCTGTTCCTGAAGACTTATTTAGAAGTGGAGGACTTCCCTGTGGCCCTCTGCCAGCGACTCTTCCGCTCCTTCCAAAACTCTGAACCCACCCAAGAAGACAGTGCCA aGGAGGTATTTCTGAAGGATGTTTCATGTTACTTCTCTCTGCTGGAGGATGGCCAGCCCAGGGACAAGCTGGAGT TTGCTTTCAAGCTCTATGACAGAGATGGCAACGGAGTCCTCGACAGTTCG GAAGTGGATCGGATTATTGCTCAGATGATGCATGCTGCAGAATACCTCGGCTGGGATGtgtcagagctgagacca GTTCTGAAGGACATGATGACGGCCATTGATGCTGACAGCAGCGGCACGGTGTCTTTGGAGGAGTGGGTGGAGGGAGGCATGAACAACGTTCCCTTGCTGGTCTTGCTGGGTCTGAAG ATGACCCAGAAGGATGGGCAGCACCTATGGAGGATGAAACATTTCAACAAGCCTGTTTACTGTAACGTGTGTCTGAGCATGCTGCTGGGTCTGAGGAAGCAAGGCctgtgctgcacct GCTGCAAATACACAGTCCACGGACGCTGCGCTAACAAGAACCCGGCCCCCTGCACCAGAACGTATGTGAagtcaaagaaagaaacaggg GTTCCAGCACACGACTGGGTGAGTGGGAACTGTGACTCGAGGAAGTGTGATAAATGCCAGAAGAAGATCAAGAAAACGGGCAAAAACTGTGTGTGGTGCCACACGATG CGTCACGATGAATGTGCAGACCAAGACCCAACAGAGTGCACCTGTGGGCCGCTCAGAGACCATATCCTGCCTCCATGGGCGATATATCCTGTTATAAAG GAGAGACCAAACAATGTAAAGAACGGCTGTTCAGGTTCAACAGACGACAGCGAGCTCAATACTACTCCTGATGGACAAGTGCTTCAG ATCATCCCTGTGCCAAACACTCATCCTCTTCTAGTGTTCGTCAACCCTAAAAGTGGGGGCAAGCAGGGAGAAAG AGTCCTGCGTAAATTTCAGTATTTACTGAATCCACGGCAGGTATACAACCTTTCAAATGGTGGACCTGGACCAGG GCTGAGTTTCTTCAGAAATCTGCAGGATTACAGGATCCTGGTGTGCGGGGGTGACGGCACAGTTGGCTGGATTCTGGATGCAATAG ACAAGGGCAGTCTGTTGGTACGACCACCTGTTGCTGTGCTTCCTCTGGGCACAGGAAATGACCTTGCACGGTGCCTCCGATGGGGAGGAG GATACGACGGGGAGGATCTGAGTCGTATCCTTAAAGACATTGAGGGGAGCTCTCAGGTGCTGATGGACCGCTGGAGTGTGCAGGTCATCACCGATGAGAATCAGGAGAAGGGTGACCCAGTGCCATATGAAATCATCAACAACTACTTCTCGATTGGAGTT GACGCTTCCATTGCCCACCGGTTTCACACGATGAGGGAGAAGCATCCCCAGAAATTCAACAGCAG AATGAAGAACAAACTGTGGTATTTTGAATTTGCCACCTCAGAAACCATTTCTGCTTCCTGCAAGAAACTGAACGAAAGTCTGACAATTGAG TGCTGCGGTACTCCGCTGGATCTCAGCGGCCTGTCTCTAGAGGGGGTTGCTGTGCTTAACATTCCCAGCATGCACGGTGGCTCCAACCTGTGGGGCGACACCAAAAAAGGGGACACTAAGGGACTGACGAGTCAGGAAGAGCCAGAGGTGATCGTCGACCCAGAAATCCTGAAAGTGGCTTCCCAAG ATCTCAGTGACTGTCGATTGGAGGTGGTCGGCCTTGAAGGAGCCATGGAGATGGGACAGATATACACGGGCCTCAAGAGCGCCGTGAGGATCGCCAAGACATCACAAATCACCATCAG GACGAAGAAAGCATTACCGATGCAGATAGATGGAGAGCCGTGGATGCAGCCTCCCTGCACg attcacatcacacacaagaATCAAGCCAGTATGTTGATGGCTCCTCCGGCCAAATCAACTAGTTTTTTCAACTACAAATAA
- the dgkaa gene encoding diacylglycerol kinase, alpha a isoform X4: MSTPTNPEVKELNPVDFIQLQQYIEYCSLKVKDVLREFDADGSLARHRHGECINEEGFRLFLKTYLEVEDFPVALCQRLFRSFQNSEPTQEDSAKEVFLKDVSCYFSLLEDGQPRDKLEFAFKLYDRDGNGVLDSSEVDRIIAQMMHAAEYLGWDVSELRPVLKDMMTAIDADSSGTVSLEEWVEGGMNNVPLLVLLGLKMTQKDGQHLWRMKHFNKPVYCNVCLSMLLGLRKQGLCCTCCKYTVHGRCANKNPAPCTRTYVKSKKETGVPAHDWVSGNCDSRKCDKCQKKIKKTGKNCVWCHTMRHDECADQDPTECTCGPLRDHILPPWAIYPVIKERPNNVKNGCSGSTDDSELNTTPDGQVLQIIPVPNTHPLLVFVNPKSGGKQGERVLRKFQYLLNPRQVYNLSNGGPGPGLSFFRNLQDYRILVCGGDGTVGWILDAIDKGSLLVRPPVAVLPLGTGNDLARCLRWGGGYDGEDLSRILKDIEGSSQVLMDRWSVQVITDENQEKGDPVPYEIINNYFSIGVDASIAHRFHTMREKHPQKFNSRMKNKLWYFEFATSETISASCKKLNESLTIECCGTPLDLSGLSLEGVAVLNIPSMHGGSNLWGDTKKGDTKGLTSQEEPEVIVDPEILKVASQDLSDCRLEVVGLEGAMEMGQIYTGLKSAVRIAKTSQITIRTKKALPMQIDGEPWMQPPCTIHITHKNQASMLMAPPAKSTSFFNYK; encoded by the exons ATGTCCACCCCCACAAACCCAGAGGTGAAGGAACTGAACCCTGTCGACTTTATCCAGCTACAGCAGTACATCGAAT ACTGCAGCTTGAAGGTGAAAGACGTGCTGAGGGAATTTGATGCAGATGGCAGCCTGGCCCGGCACAGACACGGAGAG TGCATCAATGAAGAAGGCTTTCGTCTGTTCCTGAAGACTTATTTAGAAGTGGAGGACTTCCCTGTGGCCCTCTGCCAGCGACTCTTCCGCTCCTTCCAAAACTCTGAACCCACCCAAGAAGACAGTGCCA aGGAGGTATTTCTGAAGGATGTTTCATGTTACTTCTCTCTGCTGGAGGATGGCCAGCCCAGGGACAAGCTGGAGT TTGCTTTCAAGCTCTATGACAGAGATGGCAACGGAGTCCTCGACAGTTCG GAAGTGGATCGGATTATTGCTCAGATGATGCATGCTGCAGAATACCTCGGCTGGGATGtgtcagagctgagacca GTTCTGAAGGACATGATGACGGCCATTGATGCTGACAGCAGCGGCACGGTGTCTTTGGAGGAGTGGGTGGAGGGAGGCATGAACAACGTTCCCTTGCTGGTCTTGCTGGGTCTGAAG ATGACCCAGAAGGATGGGCAGCACCTATGGAGGATGAAACATTTCAACAAGCCTGTTTACTGTAACGTGTGTCTGAGCATGCTGCTGGGTCTGAGGAAGCAAGGCctgtgctgcacct GCTGCAAATACACAGTCCACGGACGCTGCGCTAACAAGAACCCGGCCCCCTGCACCAGAACGTATGTGAagtcaaagaaagaaacaggg GTTCCAGCACACGACTGGGTGAGTGGGAACTGTGACTCGAGGAAGTGTGATAAATGCCAGAAGAAGATCAAGAAAACGGGCAAAAACTGTGTGTGGTGCCACACGATG CGTCACGATGAATGTGCAGACCAAGACCCAACAGAGTGCACCTGTGGGCCGCTCAGAGACCATATCCTGCCTCCATGGGCGATATATCCTGTTATAAAG GAGAGACCAAACAATGTAAAGAACGGCTGTTCAGGTTCAACAGACGACAGCGAGCTCAATACTACTCCTGATGGACAAGTGCTTCAG ATCATCCCTGTGCCAAACACTCATCCTCTTCTAGTGTTCGTCAACCCTAAAAGTGGGGGCAAGCAGGGAGAAAG AGTCCTGCGTAAATTTCAGTATTTACTGAATCCACGGCAGGTATACAACCTTTCAAATGGTGGACCTGGACCAGG GCTGAGTTTCTTCAGAAATCTGCAGGATTACAGGATCCTGGTGTGCGGGGGTGACGGCACAGTTGGCTGGATTCTGGATGCAATAG ACAAGGGCAGTCTGTTGGTACGACCACCTGTTGCTGTGCTTCCTCTGGGCACAGGAAATGACCTTGCACGGTGCCTCCGATGGGGAGGAG GATACGACGGGGAGGATCTGAGTCGTATCCTTAAAGACATTGAGGGGAGCTCTCAGGTGCTGATGGACCGCTGGAGTGTGCAGGTCATCACCGATGAGAATCAGGAGAAGGGTGACCCAGTGCCATATGAAATCATCAACAACTACTTCTCGATTGGAGTT GACGCTTCCATTGCCCACCGGTTTCACACGATGAGGGAGAAGCATCCCCAGAAATTCAACAGCAG AATGAAGAACAAACTGTGGTATTTTGAATTTGCCACCTCAGAAACCATTTCTGCTTCCTGCAAGAAACTGAACGAAAGTCTGACAATTGAG TGCTGCGGTACTCCGCTGGATCTCAGCGGCCTGTCTCTAGAGGGGGTTGCTGTGCTTAACATTCCCAGCATGCACGGTGGCTCCAACCTGTGGGGCGACACCAAAAAAGGGGACACTAAGGGACTGACGAGTCAGGAAGAGCCAGAGGTGATCGTCGACCCAGAAATCCTGAAAGTGGCTTCCCAAG ATCTCAGTGACTGTCGATTGGAGGTGGTCGGCCTTGAAGGAGCCATGGAGATGGGACAGATATACACGGGCCTCAAGAGCGCCGTGAGGATCGCCAAGACATCACAAATCACCATCAG GACGAAGAAAGCATTACCGATGCAGATAGATGGAGAGCCGTGGATGCAGCCTCCCTGCACg attcacatcacacacaagaATCAAGCCAGTATGTTGATGGCTCCTCCGGCCAAATCAACTAGTTTTTTCAACTACAAATAA